From Corvus cornix cornix isolate S_Up_H32 chromosome 5, ASM73873v5, whole genome shotgun sequence, the proteins below share one genomic window:
- the MOB2 gene encoding MOB kinase activator 2 isoform X5 — protein sequence MDWLMGKSKGKPNGKKPAPEEKKLYLEPEYTKSRITDFEFKELVMLPREIDLNEWLASNTTTFFHHINLQYSTISEFCTGESCQTMAVCNTQYYWYDERGKKIKCTAPQYVDFVMSSVQKLVTDEDVFPTKYGKEFPNSFESLVKKICKYLFHVLAHIYSSHFKETLALELHGHLNTLYTHFILFIREFNLVDPKETTIMDDLTEVLCSSSGSSSNGSGNGSSNGAGAQNHVKER from the exons GAAGTCCAAGGGAAAGCCAAATGGTAAAAAGCCAGCACCGGAAGAGAAGAAACTTTACCTAGAGCCAGAATACACAAAATCCAGAATTACCGACTTCGAATTTAAGGAACTAGTGATGTTACCACGGGAAATAGACCTCAACGAGTGGCTTGCCAGCAACA caacAACTTTCTTCCATCACATCAACTTACAGTATAGTACAATCTCAGAATTCTGTACAGGAGAGTCATGTCAGACCATGGCAGTGTGCAATAC ACAGTACTACTGGTATGATGAGCGGGGAAAGAAGATCAAGTGCACTGCTCCTCAGTACGTTGACTTCGTCATGAGTTCAGTGCAGAAACTAGTGACAGATGAGGACGTCTTTCCAACGAAATATG GCAAAGAATTCCCAAACTCATTTGAGTCCCTAGTGAAGAAGATCTGCAAGTACCTGTTCCATGTGCTGGCCCATATCTACTCCTCACACTTTAAGGAGACTTTGGCACTGGAGCTGCACGGACATTTAAACACACTCTACACACACTTTATCCTATTCATCAGGGAGTTCAACCTCGTGGACCCTAAAGAGACCACCATCATGGATGACCTCACGGAggtcctctgcagcagcagcgggaGCAGCAGTAACGGGAGCGGCAACGGGAGCAGCAACGGCGCAGGAGCACAGAACCACGTGAAAGAGAGATGA
- the MOB2 gene encoding MOB kinase activator 2 isoform X3, protein MEFIICSLRCCWKSKGKPNGKKPAPEEKKLYLEPEYTKSRITDFEFKELVMLPREIDLNEWLASNTTTFFHHINLQYSTISEFCTGESCQTMAVCNTQYYWYDERGKKIKCTAPQYVDFVMSSVQKLVTDEDVFPTKYGKEFPNSFESLVKKICKYLFHVLAHIYSSHFKETLALELHGHLNTLYTHFILFIREFNLVDPKETTIMDDLTEVLCSSSGSSSNGSGNGSSNGAGAQNHVKER, encoded by the exons GAAGTCCAAGGGAAAGCCAAATGGTAAAAAGCCAGCACCGGAAGAGAAGAAACTTTACCTAGAGCCAGAATACACAAAATCCAGAATTACCGACTTCGAATTTAAGGAACTAGTGATGTTACCACGGGAAATAGACCTCAACGAGTGGCTTGCCAGCAACA caacAACTTTCTTCCATCACATCAACTTACAGTATAGTACAATCTCAGAATTCTGTACAGGAGAGTCATGTCAGACCATGGCAGTGTGCAATAC ACAGTACTACTGGTATGATGAGCGGGGAAAGAAGATCAAGTGCACTGCTCCTCAGTACGTTGACTTCGTCATGAGTTCAGTGCAGAAACTAGTGACAGATGAGGACGTCTTTCCAACGAAATATG GCAAAGAATTCCCAAACTCATTTGAGTCCCTAGTGAAGAAGATCTGCAAGTACCTGTTCCATGTGCTGGCCCATATCTACTCCTCACACTTTAAGGAGACTTTGGCACTGGAGCTGCACGGACATTTAAACACACTCTACACACACTTTATCCTATTCATCAGGGAGTTCAACCTCGTGGACCCTAAAGAGACCACCATCATGGATGACCTCACGGAggtcctctgcagcagcagcgggaGCAGCAGTAACGGGAGCGGCAACGGGAGCAGCAACGGCGCAGGAGCACAGAACCACGTGAAAGAGAGATGA
- the MOB2 gene encoding MOB kinase activator 2 isoform X2 — MRLRRNGSYTLNGKSKGKPNGKKPAPEEKKLYLEPEYTKSRITDFEFKELVMLPREIDLNEWLASNTTTFFHHINLQYSTISEFCTGESCQTMAVCNTQYYWYDERGKKIKCTAPQYVDFVMSSVQKLVTDEDVFPTKYGKEFPNSFESLVKKICKYLFHVLAHIYSSHFKETLALELHGHLNTLYTHFILFIREFNLVDPKETTIMDDLTEVLCSSSGSSSNGSGNGSSNGAGAQNHVKER, encoded by the exons GAAGTCCAAGGGAAAGCCAAATGGTAAAAAGCCAGCACCGGAAGAGAAGAAACTTTACCTAGAGCCAGAATACACAAAATCCAGAATTACCGACTTCGAATTTAAGGAACTAGTGATGTTACCACGGGAAATAGACCTCAACGAGTGGCTTGCCAGCAACA caacAACTTTCTTCCATCACATCAACTTACAGTATAGTACAATCTCAGAATTCTGTACAGGAGAGTCATGTCAGACCATGGCAGTGTGCAATAC ACAGTACTACTGGTATGATGAGCGGGGAAAGAAGATCAAGTGCACTGCTCCTCAGTACGTTGACTTCGTCATGAGTTCAGTGCAGAAACTAGTGACAGATGAGGACGTCTTTCCAACGAAATATG GCAAAGAATTCCCAAACTCATTTGAGTCCCTAGTGAAGAAGATCTGCAAGTACCTGTTCCATGTGCTGGCCCATATCTACTCCTCACACTTTAAGGAGACTTTGGCACTGGAGCTGCACGGACATTTAAACACACTCTACACACACTTTATCCTATTCATCAGGGAGTTCAACCTCGTGGACCCTAAAGAGACCACCATCATGGATGACCTCACGGAggtcctctgcagcagcagcgggaGCAGCAGTAACGGGAGCGGCAACGGGAGCAGCAACGGCGCAGGAGCACAGAACCACGTGAAAGAGAGATGA
- the MOB2 gene encoding MOB kinase activator 2 isoform X4: MMLKSKRKSKGKPNGKKPAPEEKKLYLEPEYTKSRITDFEFKELVMLPREIDLNEWLASNTTTFFHHINLQYSTISEFCTGESCQTMAVCNTQYYWYDERGKKIKCTAPQYVDFVMSSVQKLVTDEDVFPTKYGKEFPNSFESLVKKICKYLFHVLAHIYSSHFKETLALELHGHLNTLYTHFILFIREFNLVDPKETTIMDDLTEVLCSSSGSSSNGSGNGSSNGAGAQNHVKER, translated from the exons GAAGTCCAAGGGAAAGCCAAATGGTAAAAAGCCAGCACCGGAAGAGAAGAAACTTTACCTAGAGCCAGAATACACAAAATCCAGAATTACCGACTTCGAATTTAAGGAACTAGTGATGTTACCACGGGAAATAGACCTCAACGAGTGGCTTGCCAGCAACA caacAACTTTCTTCCATCACATCAACTTACAGTATAGTACAATCTCAGAATTCTGTACAGGAGAGTCATGTCAGACCATGGCAGTGTGCAATAC ACAGTACTACTGGTATGATGAGCGGGGAAAGAAGATCAAGTGCACTGCTCCTCAGTACGTTGACTTCGTCATGAGTTCAGTGCAGAAACTAGTGACAGATGAGGACGTCTTTCCAACGAAATATG GCAAAGAATTCCCAAACTCATTTGAGTCCCTAGTGAAGAAGATCTGCAAGTACCTGTTCCATGTGCTGGCCCATATCTACTCCTCACACTTTAAGGAGACTTTGGCACTGGAGCTGCACGGACATTTAAACACACTCTACACACACTTTATCCTATTCATCAGGGAGTTCAACCTCGTGGACCCTAAAGAGACCACCATCATGGATGACCTCACGGAggtcctctgcagcagcagcgggaGCAGCAGTAACGGGAGCGGCAACGGGAGCAGCAACGGCGCAGGAGCACAGAACCACGTGAAAGAGAGATGA